A single window of Venturia canescens isolate UGA chromosome 3, ASM1945775v1, whole genome shotgun sequence DNA harbors:
- the Vps28 gene encoding vacuolar protein sorting-associated protein 28 homolog, which translates to MSIAQDRPELYEEVKLFKNAREREKHDNQADLYAVVNTLQHLEKAYIRDCVTPKEYTAACSKLLVQYRAAFKQVQSDQFPTIDAFARAFRLDCPAALERIKEDRPITIKDDKGNTSKCIADIVSLFITLMDKLRLDIKAMDELHPDLRDLVDTMNRLSILPSDFDGRKRVADWLQTLSSMSASDELSDAQVRQLLFELETSYNEFNKVLHNS; encoded by the exons ATGTCAATTGCTCAGGATCGTCCGGAGCTCTACGAAGAAGTGAAGTTATTCAAAAATGCAAGAGAGCGTGAAAAGCATGATAATCAAGCGGATTTGTATGCAGTTGTTAATACCCTACAACACTTGGAAAAAGCTTACATCCGAGATTGCGTTACTCCCAAAGAATATACCGCAGCTTGCAGCAAGTTGCTGGTTCAGTACAGAGCTGCGTTCAAACAG GTTCAAAGCGATCAGTTTCCCACGATAGACGCTTTTGCGCGAGCGTTCAGGCTCGATTGTCCAGCAGCTCTGGAGAGAATTAAGGAGGACAGACCAATAACGATAAAGGATGACAAAGGGAATACATCGAAGTGTATCGCAGATATCGTTTCGCTCTTCATAACGCTCATGGACAAACTCCGACTGGACATAAAAGCGATGGACGAGCTTCACCCGGATCTGCGTGACCTCGTGGACACGATGAATCGACTGAGTATACTTCCAAGTGATTTTGACGGTCGAAAAAGAGTTGCTGACTGGCTTCAAACTCTCAGCAGCATGTCCGCTTCCGATGAATTGTCAGACGCCCAAGTTAGACAATTGCTTTTCGAGCTCGAGACGTCGTACAACGAGTTCAACAAAGTTCTTCATAATTCTTGa
- the LOC122407835 gene encoding odorant receptor 4-like, producing the protein MEKQLQRYESYARGVKRLLLLAGLWPGRVSSKLFKLVVITHFTLSVITACGIMYFVVSHITNLDLVTKGLGIAVSFYTILLKVIVFTINRDSLVELHETLEKNFRKDLENQEYQTVLLSPIAQFDRPTLYLSLSTLGVITMYNLNPIIGIIIQLSHGNEIIKHRTPFPSKYPFPESNGLYVTRYLIEMWASFAIGSITAATDALFGFYIFQMSSQLRVLSYRMNKLTAADDHQTIIKECVVRRQFLAQCRDKLQTIYGPVILWMLTTSAMTMCANIFQASQISMDKAVLVFVYISMKLMQTLLYGWFGLFLTTESEAFRDSIYSCGWPGCGDKLFISNIKTMLLCKPLVLKALQFYSISVDMFMAIMNTTLSYFFLLRTLDEK; encoded by the exons ATGGAGAAACAATTGCAGAGATACGAATCATACGCTCGTGGCGTTAAACGGCTTTTGCTTTTAGCTGGATTATGGCCAGGTCGCGTTTCATCGAAACTGTTTAAATTAGTGGTTATTACCCATTTCACGTTGAGCGTCATAACCGCTTGTGGTATTATGTACTTCGTGGTCAGTCACATTACAAATCTCGATCTTGTCACGAAAGGTCTTGGAATAGCAGTGAGCTTCTACACTATTTTATTAAAG GTCATTGTGTTTACGATTAATCGGGACAGCCTCGTTGAGCTACACGAGactctggaaaaaaattttcggaaaGATCTAGAAAATCAGGAATATCAAACAGTCTTGTTATCCCCGATCGCGCAATTCGATCGTCCAACTCTCTACCTGTCACTATCAACGCTAGGTGTTATCACAATGTACAATCTAAATCCAATCATAGGGATTATTATACAATTATCACACGGGAATGAAATCATCAAGCATCGAACGCCCTTCCCCTCCAAATATCCGTTTCCAGAGAGCAACGGTTTGTACGTAACTCGTTACTTGATTGAAATGTGGGCAAGTTTCGCCATTGGTTCGATAACAGCAGCTACAGATGCTCTCTTTGGTTTCTACATTTTCCAAATGTCGAGCCAACTTCGCGTTCTTTCCTACCGAATGAACAAGTTAACCGCGGCTGATGATCATCAAACGATCATCAAGGAGTGCGTTGTACGACGACAGTTTCTGGCCCAGTGTCGCGATAAACTTCAAACGATTTACGGACCGGTCATTCTCTGGATGCTCACCACAAGCGCCATGACCATGTgcgcaaacatttttcaagcttCTCAG atCAGCATGGATAAGGCTGTCTTGGTTTTCGTCTACATTAGCATGAAGCTCATGCAAACTCTTCTTTATGGTTGGTTCGGATTGTTTCTAACCACCGAG TCAGAAGCCTTTCGAGATTCGATTTACTCTTGCGGATGGCCGGGCTGCGGTGATAAATTATTCATATCCAATATTAAAACAATGTTGTTGTGTAAACCTTTGGTATTGAAAGCTTTGCAGTTCTATTCGATATCGGTTGACATGTTCATGGCG aTAATGAATACGACTTTATCATACTTCTTTTTGTTGCGGACACtcgacgaaaaatga
- the LOC122407834 gene encoding odorant receptor 4-like, with the protein MEKQLQRYESYACGVKRLLLLAGLWPGRVSSKLFQLVVVTHFTSSVITACGIMYFVVSHITNLDLVTKGLGIAVSFYTILLKVIVFTINRSSLVELHETLEKNFRKDLKSPEYQSVLLSPIANFNRPTLYLTLSTLGVFTMYNITPIVGIIIQLSHGTGIIKRPKLFPSKYPFVESNGIFATRYLIEMWASFAIGSITAATDALFGFYIFQMSSQLRVLSYRMNKLTAADDHQTIIKECVVRRQFLAQCRDKLQTIYGPIILWMLTTSAMTMCANIFQASQISMDKAVLVFVYISMKLMQTLLYGWFGLFLTTESEAFRDSIYSCGWPGCGDKLFISYIKTMLLCRPLVLKALQFYSISVDMFMAIMNTTISYFFLLRTLDEK; encoded by the exons ATGGAGAAACAATTGCAGAGATACGAATCATACGCTTGTGGCGTTAAACGGCTTTTGCTGCTCGCTGGATTATGGCCAGGTCGCGTTTCATCGAAATTGTTTCAATTAGTAGTCGTTACCCATTTCACATCGAGCGTTATTACGGCTTGTGGTATAATGTACTTCGTCGTCAGTCATATTACAAATCTCGATCTTGTTACCAAAGGGCTTGGAATAGCAGTGAGCTTCTATACTATTTTATTGAAG GTGATAGTGTTTACAATAAATCGAAGCAGCCTCGTTGAGCTGCACGAGacgctggaaaaaaattttcggaaaGACCTGAAAAGTCCGGAGTATCAATCAGTTTTACTATCTCCGATCGCAAATTTCAATCGTCCAACTCTCTACTTGACGCTATCAACACTGGGGGTTTTTACAATGTACAATATAACTCCAATCGTaggaataattattcaattatccCACGGGACTGGCATCATTAAGCGTCCGAAACTCTTTCCCTCCAAATATCCGTTTGTAGAAAGCAACGGTATCTTCGCAACTCGTTACTTGATTGAAATGTGGGCAAGTTTCGCCATTGGTTCGATAACAGCAGCTACAGATGCTCTCTTTGGTTTCTACATTTTCCAAATGTCGAGCCAACTTCGCGTTCTTTCCTACCGAATGAACAAGTTAACCGCGGCTGATGATCACCAAACGATCATCAAGGAGTGCGTTGTACGACGACAGTTTCTGGCCCAGTGTCGCGATAAACTTCAAACGATTTACGGACCGATCATCCTCTGGATGCTCACCACAAGCGCCATGACCATGTGCGCtaacatttttcaagcttCCCAG atCAGCATGGATAAGGCTGTCTTGGTTTTCGTCTACATTAGCATGAAGCTCATGCAAACTCTTCTTTATGGTTGGTTCGGATTGTTTCTAACCACCGAG TCAGAAGCCTTCCGAGATTCGATTTATTCTTGCGGATGGCCGGGCTGCGGTGATAAATTATTCATATCCTATATCAAAACAATGTTGTTGTGCAGACCTTTGGTATTGAAGGCTTTGCAGTTTTATTCGATATCAGTGGACATGTTCATGGCG ATAATGAATACAACTATATCATATTTCTTCTTGTTACGGACactcgatgaaaaatga
- the LOC122407832 gene encoding uncharacterized protein isoform X2, with protein MEKQLQRYESYARGVKGLLQLAGLWPGSAASKLFQLIIVSHFTFSGITVCGIAYFVLSHITNLDLITKGLGIAVSFCTILLKVTVFVTYRGSLVELHETLEKNFRKDLENEEYRSVLLSPIGHFDRPTQCLSLSTLAITIMYFLNPIISIAIQLSHGAGLAKHRTPFPSKYPFPESNALYATRYIIEVGAVYAIGSITAATDALFGFYIFQIVSQLRVLGYRMNKLTAADDYQRIIKECVTQREILAQCRDKLQKIYGPIILWMLTTSAMVMCTNIFQASHISMDKAFLIFFYIAMKLLQTLLYGWFGLCLTTESEAFRDSIYCCGWPGCGDKIFLSSVKTMLLCGSLVLKACQFYVISIMNTALSYFFLLRTLEEK; from the exons ATGGAAAAACAGTTGCAGAGATACGAGTCATACGCTCGCGGCGTTAAGGGACTCTTGCAACTGGCTGGATTATGGCCGGGCTCCGCTGCCTCAAAGTTATTCCAATTGATAATCGTTTCTCATTTCACATTCAGCGGCATCACCGTTTGTGGCATTGCGTATTTCGTTCTCAGCCACATTACGAATCTTGATCTTATCACGAAAGGCCTTGGGATTGCTGTCAGCTTTTGCACCATCTTACTGAAG GTCACGGTGTTCGTAACGTATCGGGGTAGTCTGGTCGAGCTGCAcgaaacgttggaaaaaaatttccgtaaAGACCTAGAAAATGAGGAATATCGATCAGTGCTGTTATCACCGATCGGACATTTCGACCGACCGACTCAGTGTCTATCGCTCTCAACGTTAGCAATCACCATAATGTACTTTTTGAATCCAATAATATCGATTGCGATTCAGCTGTCACACGGAGCCGGACTCGCGAAGCATCGTACGCCCTTTCCATCAAAATACCCCTTTCCAGAAAGCAACGCTTTGTACGCGACTCGTTACATAATCGAGGTTGGTGCCGTCTACGCGATCGGTTCTATAACCGCAGCGACCGATGCGCTTTTCGGCTTTTACATCTTTCAAATAGTCAGCCAACTCCGCGTCCTTGGCTATCGAATGAACAAACTAACTGCGGCTGACGATTACCAAAGAATCATCAAAGAGTGCGTCACACAACGCGAGATCCTCGCTCAGTGCCGTGACAAACTCCAGAAAATTTATGGCCCCATTATCCTCTGGATGCTCACGACAAGCGCCATGGTCATGTGCACCAACATCTTCCAAGCCTCACAC ATCAGCATGGACAAAgcttttttgattttcttttacaTCGCCATGAAGCTCCTGCAAACTCTGCTTTATGGGTGGTTTGGATTGTGTCTGACGACCGAG TCAGAAGCTTTTCGAGATTCTATTTACTGTTGCGGATGGCCAGGCTGcggtgacaaaatatttctgtCCAGTGTCAAAACGATGTTATTGTGTGGTTCTCTGGTCCTGAAAGCCTGCCAGTTCTACGTTATATCG atAATGAACACCGCTttatcatactttttcttgctGCGGACGCTCGAAGAGAAATGA
- the LOC122407832 gene encoding uncharacterized protein isoform X1 → MEKQLQRYESYARGVKGLLQLAGLWPGSAASKLFQLIIVSHFTFSGITVCGIAYFVLSHITNLDLITKGLGIAVSFCTILLKVTVFVTYRGSLVELHETLEKNFRKDLENEEYRSVLLSPIGHFDRPTQCLSLSTLAITIMYFLNPIISIAIQLSHGAGLAKHRTPFPSKYPFPESNALYATRYIIEVGAVYAIGSITAATDALFGFYIFQIVSQLRVLGYRMNKLTAADDYQRIIKECVTQREILAQCRDKLQKIYGPIILWMLTTSAMVMCTNIFQASHISMDKAFLIFFYIAMKLLQTLLYGWFGLCLTTESEAFRDSIYCCGWPGCGDKIFLSSVKTMLLCGSLVLKACQFYVISVDMFIAIMNTALSYFFLLRTLEEK, encoded by the exons ATGGAAAAACAGTTGCAGAGATACGAGTCATACGCTCGCGGCGTTAAGGGACTCTTGCAACTGGCTGGATTATGGCCGGGCTCCGCTGCCTCAAAGTTATTCCAATTGATAATCGTTTCTCATTTCACATTCAGCGGCATCACCGTTTGTGGCATTGCGTATTTCGTTCTCAGCCACATTACGAATCTTGATCTTATCACGAAAGGCCTTGGGATTGCTGTCAGCTTTTGCACCATCTTACTGAAG GTCACGGTGTTCGTAACGTATCGGGGTAGTCTGGTCGAGCTGCAcgaaacgttggaaaaaaatttccgtaaAGACCTAGAAAATGAGGAATATCGATCAGTGCTGTTATCACCGATCGGACATTTCGACCGACCGACTCAGTGTCTATCGCTCTCAACGTTAGCAATCACCATAATGTACTTTTTGAATCCAATAATATCGATTGCGATTCAGCTGTCACACGGAGCCGGACTCGCGAAGCATCGTACGCCCTTTCCATCAAAATACCCCTTTCCAGAAAGCAACGCTTTGTACGCGACTCGTTACATAATCGAGGTTGGTGCCGTCTACGCGATCGGTTCTATAACCGCAGCGACCGATGCGCTTTTCGGCTTTTACATCTTTCAAATAGTCAGCCAACTCCGCGTCCTTGGCTATCGAATGAACAAACTAACTGCGGCTGACGATTACCAAAGAATCATCAAAGAGTGCGTCACACAACGCGAGATCCTCGCTCAGTGCCGTGACAAACTCCAGAAAATTTATGGCCCCATTATCCTCTGGATGCTCACGACAAGCGCCATGGTCATGTGCACCAACATCTTCCAAGCCTCACAC ATCAGCATGGACAAAgcttttttgattttcttttacaTCGCCATGAAGCTCCTGCAAACTCTGCTTTATGGGTGGTTTGGATTGTGTCTGACGACCGAG TCAGAAGCTTTTCGAGATTCTATTTACTGTTGCGGATGGCCAGGCTGcggtgacaaaatatttctgtCCAGTGTCAAAACGATGTTATTGTGTGGTTCTCTGGTCCTGAAAGCCTGCCAGTTCTACGTTATATCGGTAGACATGTTCATAGCG atAATGAACACCGCTttatcatactttttcttgctGCGGACGCTCGAAGAGAAATGA
- the LOC122407962 gene encoding odorant receptor 4-like — MCPFCPILPYIHFTRKVIVFTMNRDSLVELHETLGKNFRNDLENQEYQTVLLSPIAEFDRPTLYLTLSTLGAVAMYNVNSIIAIIIQLSHGNEIIKHRTPFPSKYPFPESNGLYVTRYLIEVWASCAVISISSATDALFDFYIFQMASQLRVLSYRMSKLTAFDDHQRIIKECVVRQQCLTRCHDKLQTIYGPIVLWILTTSAMTMCANIFQAFQISMDKVVLVFIYITMKLMQTLLYGWFGSFLTSESEQFRNSIYACGWPGSGDALFVFNIKTMLLCRPLVLKAWQFYAISVDMFMAIMNTTLSYFFLLRTLDEN, encoded by the exons atgtgtccattttgccccatattacccTATATTCACTTTACCCGAAAGGTCATTGTGTTTACGATGAATCGGGACAGCCTCGTTGAGCTACACGAgactttgggaaaaaattttcggAATGATCTAGAAAATCAGGAATATCAAACAGTCTTACTATCCCCGATCGCAGAATTCGATCGTCCAACTCTATACCTGACACTATCAACGCTAGGTGCTGTCGCAATGTACAATGTAAATTCAATTATAGCGATCATTATACAATTATCACACGGGAATGAAATCATCAAGCATCGAACGCCCTTCCCCTCAAAATATCCGTTTCCAGAAAGCAACGGTTTGTACGTAACTCGATACCTGATTGAAGTGTGGGCAAGTTGCGCGGTTATTTCGATATCGTCAGCCACAGATGCCCTTTTCGATTTCTACATTTTCCAAATGGCGAGCCAACTTCGCGTTCTTTCTTATCGAATGAGCAAGTTAACCGCATTTGACGATCATCAAAGGATTATTAAGGAGTGCGTTGTACGACAACAGTGCCTGACCCGGTGTCATGACAAACTTCAAACGATTTACGGACCGATAGTCCTCTGGATACTCACCACAAGCGCTATGACCATGTGTGCTAACATATTCCAAGCTTTCCAG ATCAGCATGGACAAGGTTGTGTTGGTTTTCATTTACATTACGATGAAGCTCATGCAAACTCTGCTGTATGGTTGGTTCGGATCCTTCTTGACCTCGGAG TCTGAGCAGTTCCGAAATTCAATATACGCTTGCGGATGGCCTGGCTCCGGCGATGCGTTATTCGTATTCAATATCAAAACAATGTTGTTGTGCAGGCCTTTGGTTCTGAAAGCGTGGCAGTTTTACGCCATATCGGTGGACATGTTTATGGCG ATAATGAATACGACTTTATCATACTTCTTTTTGCTGCGGACACTCGATGAAAACTGA
- the LOC122407963 gene encoding uncharacterized protein, with amino-acid sequence MLHFAGVWPRTRSSGIYRFFTYAHALASVFMILAISKFCLEHTTNLHLFLTGLSLGLGFVTIIQKMICLAIYRDNLSELHATLAHTFAKDYNNAELQPILMSPFLTFYRPYQVMMGIAWSGMALYWGVPLVFILIQHAQGANVIKYMLPFPTSFPWPISANKLVYAGIYIFEIYASTCLTVFTVAVDSLFGYYIFQISGQLRTLSYRIRNLNSRDNHREVIIECVSRHQTLTRCQENLERIYGPIVLWLSGASAMVLCALIYQAAHLNPKKAVIVIMYIFIKAVQTLFYGWSGTALTTENDNFREAIYASDWPGSGEKTLMTNILILLIYNKPFVLKACSVTTISVDMFLAVSNTAVSYYFMLRTLEEVGDGIPMRVKAQFLHFPRIILRLDFYRLLLKMIDQAEKYEKYASSVKWMFFRGGISYGPVPFKLINYLHFIYLSITVPMLYGCILFIADNLTDIALITKFMGVFISILGSVIKMGLYNFYREDLTRMHETLESTFRVDFGDAKTREVLLSPLNFFYRVTLIMSRIFTAIPVFYSIAPLLATIIQYVHHADPIVYHLPIMTKFPWSTDSSLLVYTLHYIVESFWSLGIGFVAVSMDAGLGFYVFQMGAQLRVLSHRLESVKASDDYRALMRDCVLRRQSLNLCRDTLERVYGPIVLWFMVSSSISLCANVYQMTKRNSDSIVICVIYIVAKLVQALFYALFGNFLTSETESFRNAVYNTGWPGSGEIPFMTSVLIMLLWKPLILSACGFSTISLDMFVAIVNTAMSYFFLLQTLDEAK; translated from the exons ATGCTGCACTTCGCAGGAGTTTGGCCCAGAACGAGATCGAGTGGTATTTACCGGTTTTTCACGTACGCCCATGCGTTGGCATCGGTTTTCATGATTCTCGCAATCTCTAAATTTTGTCTCGAGCACACTACGAATCTTCATCTCTTCTTAACGGGTCTCAGTCTGGGTCTCGGCTTCGTGACTATCATCCAAAAA ATGATATGTTTGGCCATTTATCGAGACAATTTATCCGAGTTGCATGCGACTCTGGCCCACACGTTTGCAAAAGATTACAACAATGCCGAGTTGCAACCGATTTTAATGTCGccatttttaactttttatcGACCTTACCAAGTGATGATGGGAATAGCCTGGTCAGGAATGGCACTCTACTGGGGCGTTCCACTGGTTTTCATACTAATTCAGCACGCACAAGGAGCAAACGTCATAAAATACATGCTCCCTTTTCCGACCTCGTTCCCTTGGCCAATAAGTGCCAACAAATTGGTTTACGCAGGAATTTACATCTTCGAAATCTACGCATCAACCTGCCTCACTGTTTTTACTGTCGCTGTCGATTCCCTCTTCGGTTATTACATCTTCCAAATATCCGGACAACTTCGCACCTTATCCTATCGGATCAGAAATTTAAACTCGAGGGATAATCATCGAGAAGTTATCATCGAGTGTGTCTCCAGACACCAAACTTTAACGCGTTGTCAAGAGAACCTCGAACGCATTTATGGACCAATCGTTCTTTGGCTGTCCGGCGCAAGTGCCATGGTCCTGTGCGCCCTCATTTATCAAGCTGCTCAT TTGAACCCAAAGAAAGCGGTTATCGTGATCATGTACATATTCATCAAAGCCGTCCAAACATTGTTCTATGGCTGGTCTGGAACTGCTCTGACAACCGAG AACGACAATTTTCGGGAGGCCATATACGCCAGTGATTGGCCAGGTTCGGGCGAAAAAACCCTCATGACAAACATTTTGATTCTGCTAATATACAACAAGCCCTTCGTCCTTAAAGCGTGTTCCGTCACGACCATTTCCGTGGACATGTTCCTCGCT GTTTCCAATACCGCAGTCTCCTACTACTTTATGTTGCGAACGTTGGAGGAA GTTGGAGATGGAATTCCAA TGCGAGTGAAAGCACAGTTTCTCCATTTTCCTCGGATCATTTTGAGGCTCGATTTTTATCGGTTGCTCCTTAAGATGATCGATCAGGCtgagaaatacgaaaaatacgcgAGCTCCGTGAAATGGATGTTTTTTCGGGGTGGAATATCTTACGGTCCAGTGCCATTTAAATTGATTAATTATTTGCATTTCATTTACCTTTCTATCACGGTACCGATGCTCTACGGATGTATTCTTTTTATTGCTGATAACTTGACTGACATTGCTCTAATCACGAAATTTATGGGCGTATTTATCAGCATTTTGGGCTCAGTTATAAAG ATGGGTCTGTACAATTTTTACCGGGAGGATCTTACGAGGATGCACGAAACATTGGAGTCGACGTTTCGTGTTGATTTCGGGGATGCAAAAACTCGCGAAGTGTTACTTTCgccgttgaattttttctatcgTGTGACGCTGATAATGTCCCGAATATTCACAGCAATTCCGGTATTCTATTCGATCGCTCCGCTGCTTGCAACGATTATTCAGTATGTTCATCACGCAGATCCGATCGTTTATCATTTGCCCATTATGACGAAATTCCCGTGGAGCACCGACAGCAGCCTCCTCGTTTACACGCTGCATTATATCGTCGAGTCTTTTTGGAGTCTCGGGATAGGTTTTGTTGCTGTCAGCATGGATGCCGGGCTCGgtttttacgtttttcaaaTGGGCGCACAGCTCCGGGTGCTCTCGCACAGACTTGAAAGCGTTAAGGCGAGCGACGACTATCGGGCTCTCATGAGAGACTGCGTTTTGCGACGTCAGAGCTTGAACCTGTGTCGGGATACTCTCGAACGAGTCTACGGACCCATCGTTCTGTGGTTCATGGTTTCAAGCTCTATTAGCTTGTGCGCCAACGTTTATCAGATGACCAAG AGAAACTCCGACAGCATCGTAATCTGCGTGATTTACATCGTCGCGAAACTCGTCCAAGCTCTGTTCTACGCCTTGTTCGGCAATTTCCTCACATCAGAG ACCGAGTCTTTCAGGAATGCTGTGTACAACACCGGGTGGCCAGGCTCCGGAGAGATTCCTTTCATGACGAGTGTCCTCATAATGCTCCTGTGGAAGCCCCTGATTCTGTCTGCTTGCGGTTTTTCTACTATATCACTGGACATGTTCGTGGCT ATAGTAAACACCGCCATGTCGTACTTCTTTTTGCTTCAAACCCTCGACGAGGCTAAGTAA